The Paramisgurnus dabryanus chromosome 3, PD_genome_1.1, whole genome shotgun sequence genome includes a window with the following:
- the LOC141281952 gene encoding uncharacterized protein has protein sequence LPFTCKPCEKSFTTGGNLNDHMKTHTGEKPFTCKLCGKSFGTKGNLKVHVRIHTGEKPFTCKHCEKSFTTVGNLNEHMKTHTREKPFTCKLCGKSFTSKHNLKMHTRVHTGEKPFTCHLCKKNFKRKGHLTVHMRIHTGEKPFACNHCGNRFRLKCILNKHMRIHTGEKPFTCHEGGMSFRMKGHLDAHMTVHTGEKPLTCRHCGKSFKRKSSLNAHMRIHTGEKPFLC, from the coding sequence CTACCGTTCACATGTAAACcgtgtgaaaagagttttacCACGGGCGGTAACCTAAATGACCACATGAAAACTCACACGGGAGAGAAACCTTTCACATGTAAactgtgtggaaagagttttggAACAAAAGGTAACCTTAAAGTACATGTgaggattcacactggagagaaaccgttcacatgtaaacattgtgaaaaaagttttaccaCGGTTGGTAACCTTAATGAACACATGAAAACTCACACAAGAGAGAAACCGTTCACATGTAAactgtgtggaaagagtttcacaaGTAAGCATAACCTTAAGATGCACAcaagagttcacactggagagaaaccattcaCATGTCATCTGTGTAAAAAGAATTTCAAACGTAAAGGTCACCTCACAGTacacatgagaattcacacagGAGAGAAACCATTCGCATGTAATCATTGTGGAAATCGTTTCAGACTGAAGTGTATCCTTAATAAacacatgagaattcacaccGGAGAAAAACCATTCACATGTCATGAAGGTGGAATGAGTTTCAGAATGAAAGGTCATCTTGATGCACACATGacagttcacactggagagaaaccattaACATGCCGAcactgtggaaagagttttaaaagaaaatcttcTCTTAATGCACACATgaggattcacactggagagaaacctttccTATGTTAA